From the Lolium rigidum isolate FL_2022 chromosome 2, APGP_CSIRO_Lrig_0.1, whole genome shotgun sequence genome, one window contains:
- the LOC124688797 gene encoding KIN14B-interacting protein At4g14310 — MASRLKDRGGGGGSNGVKPATATAPRALTPRPFPLSSSASRRTPSAAASAGGKENSASKPSKQQPTSAVRWSTSSIPRASRIPSAVESSKLVATLRATGLPGRASVGRDADAETGLRRSVSGGIRAASTERARRPVSSAAAARASDAAGARGGSGGAAAHETGSRRDGFDSRGRRAKGSEETSRKREAFDAKARQTDAVGRCRESLDAKAKQVSGKRVSVDVSAVKQSDEIRGKIGGAFVDKQSDEADGRREAIDAKAKLGDEISRRKEEGRDLKLVRETSPKNAVAGLAGPAEASSKAAPFSATQNGGDGGNSSLIPVFTVHVVDSYDACSGVREHRQKTEECSKQGEKGKLADKIRVFEKAAATSGEGRPAKTLGSVNKYPSRLHEKLAALEGRVQKIATDIKKTKEMLDENNPDEPKQILSNIQKEINDIEQAISHVKVDNKVQLGTEDSSDSEISLAKKCAVVKPRDLKPAGKGMNTDVLEARFFPHHKLLRDRKTSGATQQESCMALKNGTVEPCDDENSIAMEFLASLDGEESDFFKNRRAKNLEKNMIREAADASGKTSSQGSSKIPDGLTNEVEMELCAAENLEEFDEQENKSSMVIQEETEEPSSDQLSGIGNKSATGGWFVSEGEAVLLAHGDGTCSYYDIANHEFKSEYKPPSAVSHNTWGDCWLIRAPGVDGCSGRYVVAASAGNALEPGFCSWDYYSREVTAFHVEDETSRPSAVPLSRNVLGPLPNIGSSRSTVAISTVEQPQWWYRPCGPLLLSTATKQKMITAYDIRDGDVVMKWEVSNPVLGMEYSSPLQWRSRGKVVIAGTESIGLWDVNSLNPQPLLSVATAGKRVYCLHVNNTDAEVGGGVRQRVTSSEVEGNDGVFTTQESVNVLDFRVPSGIGLKMARHGGTANSVFSRGDSVFIGSTDGRLQIKGGLKSRVQQYSLSKGKLVATYELPEFNAHFHHSSITQVWGNSNVVLAACGMGLFAFDTFDEGVQQTYSFDRANTIGAREVIGSDDLYCPTFDYSSSRVLLVSKDRPAHWRYL, encoded by the exons ATGGCCTCCCGCCTCAaggaccgcggcggcggcggcgggagcaatGGCGTCAaacccgccaccgccaccgcccctcgCGCGCTCACGCCCAGGCCGttccccctctcctcctccgcctcgcgccgcaccccctccgccgccgcctccgccggcggCAAGGAGAACTCGGCGTCCAAGCCCTCCAAGCAGCAGCCCACGTCCGCCGTGCGGTGGTCCACCTCCTCCATCCCGAGGGCCAGCCGGATCCCGAGCGCCGTCGAGTCCTCCAAGCTCGTCGCCACCCTCCGGGCCACGGGGTTGCCGGGGAGGGCCTCCGTCGGGAGGGACGCGGATGCGGAGACGGGCCTGCGGCGGAGCGTCAGCGGCGGGATCAGGGCCGCGTCCACCGAGAGGGCGAGGAGGCCGGTGAGTTCCGCTGCCGCTGCTCGGGCTTCAGATGCGGCCGGCGCCAGGGGAGGGAGCGGCGGGGCTGCTGCTCACGAGACGGGATCCAGGAGGGACGGGTTCGATTCCAGAGGGCGGAGGGCCAAGGGGTCGGAGGAGACCAGTAGGAAAAGAGAAGCCTTTGATGCCAAGGCCAGGCAGACAGATGCCGTTGGCAGGTGCAGAGAGAGCCTTGATGCCAAGGCGAAGCAGGTCAGTGGGAAAAGAGTGAGCGTGGATGTGAGTGCAGTGAAGCAGTCTGACGAGATCAGAGGGAAAATAGGAGGAGCGTTTGTGGATAAGCAGAGTGATGAGGCTGATGGGAGAAGGGAGGCCATCGATGCCAAGGCAAAGCTCGGTGATGAGATCAGTAGGAGGAAAGAGGAGGGGCGCGATCTGAAACTGGTGAGGGAGACCAGTCCCAAGAATGCTGTTGCTGGTCTTGCTGGTCCAGCGGAGGCTTCTTCCAAAGCTGCGCCCTTTTCTGCTACCCAGAACGGCGGTGACGGAGGCAACAGTTCTCTGATCCCGGTGTTCACCGTGCATGTGGTAGACTCATATGATGCTTGTTCCGGTGTGAGAGAGCACCGTCAGAAGACCGAGGAGTGTAGCAAGCAGGGGGAGAAGGGGAAACTGGCTGACAAGATTCGAGTTTTCGAGAAGGCAGCAGCAACAAGCGGGGAAGGAAGACCAGCAAAAACTTTGGGCAGCGTGAACAAATACCCAAGCCGGCTGCACGAGAAACTGGCTGCACTGGAAGGGAGGGTTCAGAAGATTGCCACCGATATCAAGAAGACCAAGGAGATGCTGGATGAGAACAACCCAGATGAGCCGAAACAGATATTGTCCAATATCCAGAAGGAAATTAACGATATTGAGCAGGCGATTTCTCATGTCAAAGTCGACAATAAGGTTCAGTTAGGTACTGAAGATAGCAGTGACTCTGAGATCTCTCTGGCTAAGAAGTGCGCTGTTGTGAAGCCACGTGACCTGAAGCCTGCTGGAAAAGGAATGAATACTGACGTGCTGGAGGCAAGGTTTTTCCCACACCATAAACTTTTGAGGGATCGTAAGACATCTGGTGCTACTCAGCAGGAGTCGTGCATGGCGCTGAAGAATGGAACCGTTGAGCCCTGTGATGATGAGAACAGTATAGCCATGGAGTTTCTGGCTTCTTTAGATGGCGAAGAGAGCGACTTCTTCAAGAATCGGAGAGCTAAGAACTTGGAAAAGAACATGATTCGTGAAGCAGCTGATGCTAGTGGCAAGACGTCTAGCCAAGGTAGCTCAAAGATTCCAGATGGCTTAACTAATGAAGTGGAAATGGAATTGTGTGCTGCTGAGAACCTAGAAGAGTTTGATGAGCAGGAAAACAAGTCATCGATGGTGATACAGGAGGAAACCGAGGAGCCTTCAAGTGATCAATTATCAGGGATAGGAAACAAGTCTGCAACAGGTGGATGGTTTGTTTCAGAGGGGGAAGCTGTTCTTCTTGCTCATGGAGATGGTACCTGCTCCTATTATGATATTGCAAACCATGAG TTCAAGTCTGAATATAAGCCTCCCAGTGCGGTGTCACATAATACTTGGGGCGATTGCTGGTTGATTCGTGCCCCAGGTGTAGATGGATGCTCCGGCAGATATGTAGTTGCGGCATCAGCTGGTAATGCATTGGAACCTGGGTTTTGCAGCTGGGATTACTACAGCAGAGAAGTGACAGCATTTCATGTCGAGGATGAGACATCTCGTCCTTCTGCTGTACCATTATCCAGGAACGTTCTTGGGCCTCTTCCTAATATAGGCTCATCAAGATCTACTGTTGCTATTTCAACCGTAGAACAGCCACAGTGGTGGTACAGACCATGCGGACCTCTCCTCCTTTCTACTGCTACCAAGCAAAAGATGATCACAGCTTatgacatccgagatggcgatgTAGTGATGAAATGGGAAGTAAGCAATCCAGTACTGGGAATGGAGTACTCCAGCCCACTACAATGGCGCAGCAGGGGGAAGGTTGTAATTGCTGGGACTGAATCAATTGGGTTGTGGGATGTGAATTCGCTTAACCCACAGCCCTTATTATCTGTTGCTACTGCTGGTAAAAGAGTTTACTGTCTTCATGTGAACAACACTGATGCTGAGGTGGGCGGAGGAGTTCGTCAAAG AGTTACTTCATCTGAGGTGGAGGGAAACGATGGTGTTTTCACTACGCAAGAAAGTGTTAATGTGTTGGACTTCCGTGTACCTTCTGGCATTGGTCTTAAAATGGCAAGACACGGTGGCACGGCGAACTCAGTCTTCTCTCGTGGAGATTCAGTATTTATTGGTAGCACAGATGGTAGGCTGCAGATAAAAGGGGGGCTGAAATCACGAGTTCAGCAATATTCACTCTCAAAGGGAAAGCTTGTTGCAACCTATGAACTGCCAGAGTTCAATGCCCACTTCCACCACTCTTCGATAACCCAAGTGTGGGGCAATTCCAACGTTGTCTTGGCTGCGTGCGGTATGGGATTGTTCGCTTTTGACACCTTCGATGAAGGTGTCCAACAAACTTACAGCTTTGACCGTGCAAACACCATTGGAGCAAGAGAGGTTATTGGTTCTGATGATTTATACTGTCCTACATTTGATTACTCATCATCGAGGGTTCTTCTGGTCTCGAAAGACCGTCCAGCCCATTGGAGGTACTTGTAA
- the LOC124688798 gene encoding phosphate transporter PHO1-2-like, whose translation MVKFSREYEASIIPEWKGAFVDYKCLKKLIKKIKVARRDEDDSTTAPSDADALVAGAAGGFSVLDPVRALAARFSPRVQAPSQDEENSDSSGELLRPSAKHEREFLEKADEELHKVNSFYAAQEAELLGRGEALIDQLRILADVKRILADHAASRRARGNHGRSRSMPATAPLSPQLSGSGRYLLSGLASPQSMSDGSAELQQAQITEGAAVADEVMAALERNGVSFVGLPGKKDAKKDGSKGRGAGALQMPATVRIDIPATNPGRTALKVWEELVNVLRKDGADPAAAFVHRKKIQHAEKNIRDAFMALHRGLELLKKFSSLNVKAFTKILKKFVKVSEQQRATDLFSQKVKRSSFSTSDKVLQLADEVESLFMKHFAGNDRMVAMKYLKPQQPRSTHMITFLVGLFTGTFVSLFIIYAILAHVSGIFASAGNTTYMEVVYHVFSMFALISLHCFLYGCNLFMWKNTRINQNFIFDFAPNTALTHRDAFLMSASIMCTVVAALVINLCLRNAGASHANAVPGALIVLSIGLLVCPFNVFYRSTRYCFMRVMRNIVLSPFYKVLMADFFMADQLTSQIPLLRHMEFAACYFMAGSFRANPYETCTNSQNYKHLAYVISFLPYYWRAMQCLRRYLEENDTNQLANAGKYISAMVAAAVRFKYHATPTPFWVWMVLISSSGATVYQLYWDFVKDWGFFTPKSKNLWLRDDLIIKNKSIYYVSMVINLALRLAWTESVMKIRFSKNETRLLDFSLASLEIIRRGHWNFYRLENEHLNNVGKFRAVKTVPLPFRELETD comes from the exons ATGGTGAAGTTCTCGCGGGAGTACGAGGCCAGCATCATCCCGGAGTGGAAGGGCGCCTTCGTCGACTACAAGTGCCTCAAGAAGCTCATCAAGAAGATCAAGGTCGCACGCCGGGACGAGGATGACTCGACCACCGCACCCTCTGACGCCGATGCGCTCGTCGCTGGCGCCGCCGGTGGCTTCTCCGTCCTCGACCCCGTCCGCGCCCTCGCCGCCCGGTTCTCGCCCAGAGTGCAAGCCCCCTCG CAGGACGAGGAGAACTCGGATTCCTCCGGCGAGCTCCTGCGACCCTCGGCCAAGCAT GAGCGGGAGTTTCTGGAGAAGGCGGACGAGGAGCTGCACAAGGTGAACAGCTTCTACGCCGCGCAGGAGGCGGAGCTGCTGGGCCGCGGCGAGGCGCTCATCGACCAGCTCCGCATCCTCGCCGACGTCAAGCGCATCCTCGCTGACCACGCCGCCTCACGCCGCGCCAGGGGCAACCACGGCCGCAGCCGCTCCATGCCGGCGACGGCGCCGCTCTCGCCGCAACTGAGCGGCTCCGGCCGGTACCTGCTCTCGGGTCTCGCCTCGCCGCAGTCCATGTCAG ACGGGAGTGCGGAGCTGCAGCAGGCGCAGATAACGGAGggcgccgccgtggccgacgAGGTGATGGCGGCGTTGGAGCGCAACGGCGTCAGCTTCGTGGGCCTGCCGGGCAAGAAGGACGCCAAGAAGGACGGTTCCAAAGGCAGAGGCGCCGGCGCGCTGCAGATGCCGGCGACGGTGCGGATCGACATCCCGGCGACCAACCCCGGAAGGACGGCGCTCAAGGTGTGGGAGGAGCTAGTGAACGTGCTGCGCAAGGACGGGGCCgaccccgccgccgccttcgtccacCGCAAGAAGATCCAGCACGCCGAGAAGAACATCCGCGACGCCTTCATGGCGCTCCATCGCGGCCTCGAGCTCCTCAAGAAGTTCAG TTCTCTGAATGTAAAGGCATTCACCAAGATTCTCAAGAAATTCGTCAAG GTGTCGGAGCAACAGCGAGCAACAGACTTGTTCTCTCAGAAGGTGAAGAGATCGTCCTTCAGCACGTCCGACAAG GTACTTCAGCTCGCCGACGAGGTGGAGTCCCTCTTCATGAAGCACTTCGCGGGCAACGACAGGATGGTGGCGATGAAGTACCTCAAGCCCCAGCAGCCCAGGAGCACGCACATGATCACCTTCCTCGTAG GGTTGTTCACAGGAACATTTGTCAGTCTATTCATCATATATGCTATCTTGGCCCATGTTTCAGGCATTTTTGCCTCTGCTGGAAACACAACCTACATGGAAGTAGTTTACCATGTTTTCAG CATGTTCGCGCTCATCAGCCTGCACTGCTTCCTGTACGGGTGCAACCTATTCATGTGGAAGAACACCAGGATCAACCAGAATTTCATCTTTGATTTCGCCCCCAACACCGCTCTGACGCACCGAGACGCCTTCCTCATGTCTGCGTCCATCATGTGCACCGTGGTCGCCGCGTTGGTCATCAACCTGTGCCTCAGGAACGCCGGTGCATCCCACGCCAATGCTGTGCCCGGCGCACTGATAGTA TTGTCAATTGGACTATTGGTCTGTCCGTTTAACGTGTTTTACCGCTCAACACGGTACTGTTTCATGCGCGTCATGCGAAACATCGTATTATCTCCATTCTACAAG GTTCTGATGGCTGATTTCTTCATGGCTGATCAGTTAACTAGCCAG ATTCCACTGTTAAGGCACATGGAGTTTGCAGCATGCTACTTCATGGCAGGAAGCTTTAGGGCTAACCCGTATGAGACATGCACAAATAGCCAGAATTACAAGCACCTAGCCTATGTGATATCCTTTCTCCCTTACTATTGGAGAGCTATGCAG TGTTTAAGAAGGTACCTAGAGGAAAACGACACAAATCAGCTTGCCAATGCTGGCAAGTACATATCAGCGATGGTTGCAGCTGCTGTTCGGTTCAAGTACCACGCTACGCCGACGCCATTCTGGGTGTGGATGGTCCTCATCTCATCCTCGGGTGCAACTGTATACCAGCTCTACTGGGACTTCGTCAAGGATTGGGGCTTCTTCACCCCAAAATCTAAGAACCTATGGCTTCGAGACGATCTAATCATCAAGAACAAGTCTATCTACTATGTTTCAATG GTAATAAATCTAGCACTTCGTTTAGCCTGGACAGAGAGTGTAATGAAGATTCGTTTCAGTAAGAACGAGACTCGTTTACTCGATTTCTCTCTTGCTTCACTAGAAATCATTCGGCGGGGTCATTGGAACTTCTACAG GCTGGAGAATGAACACTTGAACAATGTTGGCAAGTTCAGAGCGGTGAAGACTGTCCCATTACCATTTCGGGAACTCGAAACTGACTGA